The genomic DNA GCCCATTGAGGGACGAGCCTCCCGAGCGGAACGTCAGGTGACGCCCATTCTCACGGCAGTACTCGAACAGCCTCGCCATATCCTCTGGGGACTCCGGGGAAACGACGACGGCGGGGCACATCCGATACGGGCTCGCGTCCGACGCGTAGGCCACCAAATCGAGGGGACGGGAGTGGACGTTGGCGGGGCCGAGGATGTCCTCGAGGCCCCGTCGCAGGGCCTCCGGCGTCCCGCCGCTCAGGGACTCGGGGAATCGATCGGCCTCAATCCGGGCCCCAGCGGGGCGGCCGATGCGTGCAGGGTTCTTGGCGAGGAGCTTCTGCATGTGATCCAGGTTATGCCTTCCGGGCCGCCGTGGCACCCATCCGGCGCTGGGTGCGGCGAATGTGAAAGATGCCTTTCCGATACGCTGGGAGTTCTGACATGTGGGGTGGATCACCCCGAGCCGCCGCTCGACGACGAGCGGGGCCCGAGCCTGAAGGAGGACCCATGGATGCGGGAGTGACGAGGGGCGCAGCAGCGTCGTCGGAGGTCAAGGCCAGCGAGAGCGCGAAGGCCGCCACCAAGCGGAAGGCCGCCGGCCCCAACCCGCAGATCGCCGCGTGGAAGGAGGCGCTCCGCGTGGGGGAGCCGCTCCTCGGCGCCCTCGCCCGGAACGTGGGGCTGCCCGGCTTCCAGGTCTCCGTCAGCGTGGATGGCAAGCGGGTCGGGGACATCGCGTGGGGCATGGCGGACGTGGAGGCCGAGCGGCCCATGACGCCCACGACCCTCATGCGCGTCGCCTCGCACTCCAAGACCTTCACCGCCACGGCGATCCTCCAGCTCTTCGAGCGCGGCGTGCTCCGGCTCGACGACCGCCTGGACGCGTGGCTGCCCGAGCTCGCGGACTCGCCGCTCGGCGAGGCGACGATCTCCGAGCTGCTCTCCCACACCGCCGGTGTCACGCGCGACAGCATGGACTCCGATTTCTGGTCCCTCGGCCGCCCGTTCCCGAGCCGGGAGGAGATCATCGAGATCGCCCGCACCGGCAACGTCATCCTCCGCAACGAGCGCATGAAGTACACGAACGTGGGGTACTCGCTCCTCGGCCTCATCATCGAGGCGGCGACGGGCGGAAGCTACACGGACTGGGTGCAGTCCGGCATCCTCGGGCCGCTGCGCCTGGCCAACACGGGGCCGGAGCTCGACGACCGCGCGGACGAGCTCGCCACCGGGTACACCGGCCGCGGCGCCGACGCCACGGACCCCTTCCTGCGCGTGCCCATCGACCACGTCAACTCGCGCGGCATGGTCGCGGCCACCGGGTTCTACTCCACCGCCCGCGACCTCTGCCGGTACTTCTCCGCGCACCTGCCCGCGAGCACCGAG from Falsarthrobacter nasiphocae includes the following:
- a CDS encoding serine hydrolase domain-containing protein; this translates as MDAGVTRGAAASSEVKASESAKAATKRKAAGPNPQIAAWKEALRVGEPLLGALARNVGLPGFQVSVSVDGKRVGDIAWGMADVEAERPMTPTTLMRVASHSKTFTATAILQLFERGVLRLDDRLDAWLPELADSPLGEATISELLSHTAGVTRDSMDSDFWSLGRPFPSREEIIEIARTGNVILRNERMKYTNVGYSLLGLIIEAATGGSYTDWVQSGILGPLRLANTGPELDDRADELATGYTGRGADATDPFLRVPIDHVNSRGMVAATGFYSTARDLCRYFSAHLPASTEFERKRTDVLLEDGTKRLAQRPVYVREGRGYGLGFMFEEIGGRATFGHSGGYPGFISRTWAVPETGVVVSVLTNAVDGDPVTLGRSLFALADLALAPAHPSLAGVKKKVLRRFDESFSSLWGATRFAFLGHNIYEFELGYPVDPKSLPYEYVDESSLRMQDPYGFGAHGELARFEFDDDGRAASVRTANGSLMTRGEFLDLPDRMRLGYTLAVD